ACCGGGAGCGGCTGGCGCAGCTGGACTTCCTGGGCCGCACCAAGCAGAACCGCTACCTCTACGCCCCCGGCGACGACCCCTACCGCCAGGCCCGCTGGCGCGAGCCCTACCCGGACCGGCAGCGGGCGCGGTTCCGGGAGCTGGCGGAGCGGGCCCGCTCCCACCACGTCACGCTCGCCTGGGCGGTGTCGCCGGGCCAGGCCATGTGCTTCTCCTCGGACGCGGACGTACGGGCGCTCACGCGCAAGCTGGACGACATGCGGGAGTCGGGGTTCCGGGCCTTCCAGCTCCAGTTCCAGGACGTCAGCTACAGCGAGTGGAACTGCGGGGCGGACGCGGAGCGGTTCGGGTCGGGGCCCGGGGCGGCGGCGCGGGCGCAGGCCCACGTGGCGAACGCGGTGGCCCGGCACCTGGCCGGCCGCGGACCGGCCGGCGCCGCCGAGCTGACGGTGATGCCGACCGAGTACTACCAGGACGGGCCGACCGAGTACCGCAGGGCGCTGGCGGACGCCCTGGACGACGGCGTCCGGGTGGCGTGGACGGGCGTGGGCGTGGTGCCCCGGACCATCACGGGCCGCGAACTGGCGGAGGCGCGGGGGGTGTTCGGGCGCCCGCTGGTCACCGTGGACAACTACCCGGTCAACGACTACGCCCCGGACCGGCTCTTCCTCGGCCCGTACCAGGGCCGGGAACCGGCGGTCGCCACCGGCTCGGCGGCGCTGCTCGCCAACGCGATGGAACAGCCCCGGGCGTCCCGCATCCCCTTGTTCACCAGCGCTGACTACGCCTGGAACCCGCGCGCCTACCGGCCCGAGGAGTCCTGGCGGGCCGCGATCGACGACCTCGCGGGCGGGGACGGCCGCAGCGAGGAGGCGCTCGCGGCGCTCGCCGGCAACGACGCGTCCTCGGTCCTCGGCACGGAGGAGTCGGCGTATCTGCGCCCGCTGATCGAGGCGTTCTGGGACGAGCGCCCCACGGGCCCCGGCACGGCGGCGGCGCGACTGCGCGAGGAGTTCGGCGTCCTGCGCGAGCTGCCGGACCGGCTGCCCGGCGCCGGGCGCTCCCACGGCCTGGCCGCCGAGGTCGCCCCCTGGGCCGACCGGCTGGCTCGCTACGGCCGGGCGGGGACGGCCGCGCTCGACATGCTGCGGGCCCAGCACGCCGGCGATCCGGCGGCGGCCTGGACGGCGTACCGGGACCTGGCCGCCCAGCGGGAGCGGCTGGACCCGGCCCGGGTGACGGTGGGTGAGGGCGTGCTGGAGCCGTTCCTGCGGCGGGCGCGGAAGGCGTACGAGGCGTGGGCGGGCCTGGACCGCGGGCCGGCCGGGGCCGCGCACGGCGACCCTGCGGTGCGCTTCGCGCACGCCCGCCCCCTGGAGACGGTGACCGTGCTGGCGGAGCCCGGCACGCGCGGGGAGGTGGAGATCCGCGACCCCGGCGGGGACTGGCGGCGGGTCGGCGCGCTGGACGCGAGCGGCGCCACGGAGCTCGCCGTGCGCCGGGACGCCGGGGCCGTCCGCGTCACCGGCCCGGACACCTCCGGCGTGCGGCATCTGGTGCCGTGGTCCGGCGCCGGTGAGCGGGCGTCGCTGGAGCTGACCGACGACGCGGAACGGCCGTCCGAGGACCTCACCGACGACGGTGAGCAGGCCGGCCCGGACCACACCGACGACGGTGAGCAGGCCGGCCCGGACCACACCGACGACGGAGGACGGGCACCCGGGGAACACGCCGGCGCGGAGACGGACGCGGAGATCGGCGGTGCCCGGCGGCTGACGGCCCGGCTCGGCTCGCTGCGGCCGGCGGACGTCCGGGGCACGCTCACCGCGAAGGCACCCGAGGGCGTGGAGGTGCACGTGCCCGAGGGAGCGCTGACCGTGCCGCGCGGCCAGGAGGTGGACGTTCCGATCGAGGTGAGGGTGGCGCCGGACACGCCGGCCCGGTCGTACGACGTGCGGCTCGCGTTCGGCGGCACCACCCGCACCCTCACCGTCCACGCCTTCCCCCGCACCGGCGGCCCCGACCTGGCCCGCGGTGGTGCGGCACGCTCCTCGGCCGACGAGACGCCCGACTTCCCGGCGTCCGCGGCGAACGACGGTGACCGGCGGACGCGGTGGTCGTCCCCGGCCGAGGACGACGCGTGGTGGCAGGTGGAGCTGGCGCGGCCGGCGCGGCTCGGGCAGGTGGTGCTGCGCTGGCAGGACGCGTACGCCTCGGCGTACCGGATCGAGGTGTCGGCGGACGGCCGCCACTGGCGCACGGCGGCGTCGGTGCGGGACGGGCGGGGCGGCCGGCGGGCCCTGCGCATGGACGAGGAGGACGTGCGGTTCGTGCGCGTGCGGGGCGAGGAGCGGGCCACCCGGTTCGGGTACTCGCTGTGGTCGGTGGAGGCGTACGCGGTCGAGGAGTGAACGGGGGGCTCCGGCCGTCGCCGGGCCCCCTCCGGCCGTCACCGGCCCCGAAAAAAAGATCCGCGAAAAAAAGATCCGCCGACTATTCACTCAGTACATGTACTCGGTGAATACTGAGTCGCATGAGCACCCGTCACATCCTGCTGGGGCTGCTCGCCTCGGGGCCGAGCCATGGCTACGACCTGAAGCGACGCCACGACGAACGCTTCCCCCAGGCCCGTCCGCTGGCCTACGGGCAGGTCTACACGACCCTCCAGCGCCTGGTCCGGGACGGCCTCGCGGAGGTGGACGGCACCGCGTCCGACGGCGGCCCGGAGCGGACGGCCTACCGCGCGACGGCCGAGGGCACGCGCGAGCTGGCGCGGTGGGCGGGCGAGGTCGCGCCGCCCGCGCCCTTCGTGACGAACGAGATCTTCGCCAAGGTCGTCGTCTCGATCCTCACCGGCGCGGACGCGGGCGCCTACCTGCTGGCCCAGCGCGCCGCCCACATGGCGCGGATGCGGGAGCTCACGGCGGTCAAGACGGCCTCCGGCACGGACCTGGCGACCGTGCTCTCGGCCGACTACGGCCTCAACCACCTCGACGCCGACCTCCGTTGGATGACCACCACGGCGGCCCGGCTCACCACCCTGACCGCGGAGGTCCGCACAGCATGACGAGCGGGGACACGAACGGGACCACGGCGGAGCCGCTGCTGGCGGCCCGCGACCTGGTGAAGGTCCACGGCAGGACCGAGGCCCTGCGCGGTGCCTCGGTCGACCTGCGGGCCGGCGAGATCCTCGCCGTGACCGGGGCCAGCGGCAGCGGGAAGTCGACGCTGCTGCACTGCCTGGCCGGGATCGTCCGGCCGGACGCCGGGTCGGTGACGTACCGCGGTGAACGGCTGCACAAGCTGCCGGAGAAACGGCTGAGCGCGCTGCGCCGCACCGACTTCGGCGTCGTCTTCCAGTTCGGGCAGCTGATCCCGGAGCTGACGGCGCTGGACAACGTGGCGCTGCCGCTGATGCTGGCCGGCACCGACCGCGCCGAGGCGCGGGCACGGGCCGGGGAGTGGCTGGAGCGGTTCGGGGTGCGCGGGCAGGGCGAGTCGCGGCCCGGCGAGATGAGCGGAGGCCAGGCGCAGCGGGCGGCGCTGGCCCGCGCGCTGGTCACCGGTCCGAAGGCGGTCTTCGCGGACGAGCCGACCGGGGCGCTGGACTCGCTGGCCAGCGAGCAGGCGATGACGGCGCTGACGCACACCGCCCGGGAGACGGGCACGGCGGTGCTGCTCGTCACGCACGACGCCCAGGTGGCGGCGTACGCGGACCGCGAGGTCCAGCTGCGGGACGGCGCCGTGACACCGCTGGGGGTGGCGGCGTGAGCGCGTGGGGCACGGTGGTGACGGACGTCCGGCTGGCCCGGCAGCTCGTGCGCGGGTCGGACCGGCGGGAGTGGTGGCGGATCTCGCTCACGGCGGCGGGCGCCGCGCTCGCGACGGGGTGCGCGCTGGCGGCGGTCACGCTCGCGTCGGTCCCCGACGGTCACACGGTCTCCGTCTTCCACGGCCTGCTGAGCGGCGCGGGGACCCGTGCCGGGGCCATCACCGGTCTGCTGCTGTTGCTGGTGCCGGTGCTGGCCTTCCTCGGTCAGTGCGCCCGCATCGGCGCCGTGCACCGCGACCGGCGCCTGGCGGGGCTCCGGCTGGCCGGGGCGACGCCGTGGCAGGTACGGCGGATCGCCGCGCTGGAGACGGGGCCGGCCTGCCTGGTGGGCTCGTCGGTGGTGACCGTCTTCGGCGTCCTGCTGCTGCTCCGCCTGTGGAGCGGGACGACGACGCAGACCTGGGTGGGGATCACCCTGGTCGCCGTCGGTGTGCCGGTGCTGGGCGCGGTGGTGGGGGCGCTGGCACTGCGCCGGGTGGTGGCCTCGCCGCTGGGCCTGGTGCGCCGGGCCGGCCCGGGTACGGGACGCGGGCCCGCGCTGCTGTTCCTGGGTGCGCTGCTGCTGGTGGCGGTGGTGGCCCTGCTCACGGTGGCCACCACCGGCTCCGGCCCGGGCGGAGGGCACCGCTGGCGGGCTCCCCTGACCGTGTTCGCCCTCGTCGTCGCGTGCGGCGCCGGCGCGGTGTGGCTGTCCGGGGCCGCGGCGCGGCTCACCGGGCGGCTGCTCGCCGGGCGGGCCCGGACGGCGGCACCGCTCATCGCGGCCGGACGCCTGCGCGACGACCCGTGGGCGCCGGCCCGCAGCCACGCGGCGGTGATGCTGGTGACGGTCGCCGGAACGGTCTTCCTGTGCGTCCGGCACACGATGCTCACCGAGCTGCGCACCCGGGAGTACCACCTCGGCGCCGACCTGGAGTACTACACGACCGGCCTGGACCTGGCCGGCGCCGCCGTCCTCCTCGGCCTGGCGATCGCCCTGTCCGGACTCGCCGTGGGCACCGCCGAGTCCCTCACCTCCCGGCGCCGGACGCTGGCCGCCCAGGTCGCCGCGGGAGTGCCGCGCGCGGTCCTGAACCGGGCGCTGCTCCTGGAGACGGCCCTCCCGCTCGCCCCCGCCCTCCTGCTGGCCGGCGCCGGGGGCATGGCGGCGGGCGCCTGGTACTCGTCCCTCACCGGCACCGGCTCGCTGCCGTGGACGGCGCTGCTGGTCGCTCCCGCGGTGTACACGGCCTGCCTGCTGTCGGCGGCGACGGCCCTGCCCCTGCTGGGGCGGTCGGTGCGGCCGGGGGAGCTGCGGTACGCGTAGAGGCCGCGGGGAGCGCCGAATCTCCCCTACGCTGGGCAGAAGTGGACCCCTGCACCATCGGAGGAGCCCTGTGACCGTGACCGCCGACCGGCCCCAGATGACCGCCCAGGAGTTCGAGGAACTCGCTGTCCATGCCGCCCGGAGCATAGAAGGCGCACGGCTCGAGTTCATCAACGGACATCTTGGCGGGAAGGCCGTGCCTGACGGCGACCACGGACGCGTCATTCAGTGGCTGACGCGCATCTGCATGCAGCACCGGCCCGACCTGTGGCTCGACCCCGCCCAAGGCCTGGCCGTCCAGACGTACCACCAGGGTCGCGCCCGCCCGGACGGGTGCCTGATCCCGGCTGACGCCTTCGTCGGGCAGGGCGAATGGGCCGACCCCACCCCCGTCCTCATGGTCGTCGAGGTCACGTCCTACGACTCCGACACCGACCGGCGCGACCGCGTCGAGAAGCCGCGCGCCTACGCCGAGACCGGCATCCCGGTGTACCTGCTGATCGACCGGGACACCTGTGAGGTCAAGGTGCACAGCCGGCCGGACGGCGGGCGCTACGAGACCGTGCAGACGCTGCCCTTCGGCAAGCAGGTCGCCCTGCCCGAGCCGGTCGGGATCGTCCTGGACACCGAGCCGCTGAAGAACTGGGTGCGCTGACCCCACCCCGCCCCGCCGCGCCGCGCAGGCGAAGGCCCGGACCGTCAGGCGGAGATGCCGTCGATCCGGGCCATGGCGTCCTCCGCGCCGTAGGGCTGCAAGTACGGCAGCCAGCGCGGGTCCCGGTGGCCCGTGCCGATGATGCGCCAGGCCAGGCCGGTGGGCGGGGCCGGTTTGTGGCGCAGGCGCCAGCCGATCTCACCGAGGTGGCGGTCGGCCTTGACGTGGTTGCAGCGGCGGCAGGACGCCACCACGTTGTCCCACGCGTGCAGGCCCCCGCGGCTGCGCGGGATGACGTGGTCGACGCTGGTGGCGACGCCACCGCAGTACATGCACCGGCCGCCGTCACGGGCGAAGAGCGCCCGGCGGGTGAGCGGGACGGGCCCCCGGTAGGGGACGCGCACGAACCGCTTGAGCCGGACCACGCTGGGTGCGGGCACGGTGACGGTCGAGCTGTGCAGGTAGGCGCCGGACTCCTCGAGGCAGACGGCCTTGTTCTCGAGGACGAGGACGAGCGCGCGGCGGAGCGGTACGACGCCGAGTGGCTCGTACGACGCGTTGAGGACCAGGACATGCGGCACGGATGCCTCCTTGTACGCCGGCGGCGCGTGGCTCGCGCCGGGACGATCCGTAGTCAGTCTCCCCTCATGGCCGCGGGAAGCGCCACCATGTCCCGGTAACGGGCTGGGAGTGTTTTCGACCACACCTGATGTGTCCCCCGGAGCCTGACCAGTTCAAGCGCGCGTGAGCGCCGTCTCTTCCGACCGTTTCGGGACGGTCCGTGCCCGGTGCCCCGTTAGTGTGGTCCATCTGCCCGTCCGGTGACCTCTCCGTGACCTCGAACCGGACCTCGGAGGACGGGCCGCCGCTTCTGGAGGTATCCACCGTGTCCCTGTCCGCCGCCTTGTCGGCCGCCGGCTCGTCGCCGTCGCCGTCACCGTCCCCGACGGCCCCGTCGGTGCCCTCGCTCCGGGACGCCCACGAGAGCGCGACGAACGCCGCCGGCTGGGTCGAGGAGAACTGGTCGACGTGGCTCGCGATCGGCCTGCGGGTGCTGCTGATCGTGGTGATAGCGGCGGTGCTCAGAGCGGTGGTCCGGCGGGCGATCACCAAGCTGATAGACCGCATGAACCGCACGGCCGGCACGATGGACGGCACCGCGCTCGGCGGGCTGCTGGTCAACGCCGAACGGCGCCGCCAGCGCTCCCAGGCCATCGGCTCGGTCCTGCGCTCCATGGCCAGCTTCGTCATCCTCGGCACCGCCGCCCTGATGGTCCTCGGCACCTTCCAGATCAACCTGGCCCCGCTGCTGGCCTCCGCCGGTGTGGCGGGCGTCGCGATCGGCTTCGGCGCCCGCAACCTGGTCACCGACTTCCTGTCCGGCGTCTTCATGATCCTGGAGGACCAGTACGGCGTCGGCGACAGCATCGACGCGGGCGTGGCCTCCGGCGAGGTCATCGAGGTCGGGCTGCGGGTGACCAAGCTGCGGGGCGACAACGGGGAGATCTGGTACGTCCGCAACGGCGAGGTCAAGCGGATCGGCAACCTCTCCCAGGGCTGGTCCACGGCCGGCGTCGACGTGACGGTCCGCTCCGACGAGGACCTGGACAAGGTGAAGGAGGCCATCGCCGCGGTCGGCGAGCGGATGAGCAAGGAGGAGCCCTGGAACGAGATGCTCTGGGGCCCGATCGAGGTGCTCGGCCTGGACTCCGTGCTGCTCGACTCCATGGTGGTGCGGGTCTCCGCGAAGACCATGCCGGGCAAGGCCCTCACCGTCGAGCGCGAGCTGCGCTGGCGCATCAAGCGGTCCTTCGACGCGGCCGGCATCCGGATCGTCGGAGGTCCCGAGCTCCCGGGCCAGGCGACCGAGGCGGCCGACCCGACGGCGGGCGTGGCGGCACCGTCGGCCTACGCGAGCACCGTGTCGCCGCAGTCGGTGGCGGCGTCCCCGATCACCCCGCCGAGCACCACCAAGTAGCGGCACGGCACACCTCCCCGCCCCCGGTCCGACGGTCTCGTCGGACCGGGGGCGGTCTCTTGACGTCCCCTCCCGGGAGGCCTACGTTTCTCGGCCAACAGGAAAGTTTCCTGACAGTGGCCGTCACGGGAAGCCGACCGTTCGAGAGGCAGGTGTGGACACGCATGGCGGGAACCGCCGGCACGCCGGGCACCCCGCGCGTCCTGCGCGCCATGAACGACCGGGCCGCACTCGACCTCCTGCTGGAGCACGGGCCCCTGTCCCGCACGCGGATCGGCAAGCTCACCGGCCTGTCGAAGCCGACCGCCTCCCAGCTGCTGGCCCGGCTGGAGGCGGCGGGGCTGGTCCTGGCCGGCGGCACGACCGAGGGACGCCCCGGCCCCGGCGCCCGGCTCTACGAGGTCAACCCGGCCGCCGCCCACGCCGCCGGACTCGACGTCACCCCGGACCGCATCCTCGCCGCGGTCGCCGACCTCACCGGTCGTACGGTCGGCCGCTACGAGCTGCCCACCCCCGGCCGGCGCGCCGCCGGCCCGGTCGTCCAGCAGGTCACGGACGCCCTGGACGGTGCGGTGAAGGCGGCCGGACTCGCCCGCGGCGACGTGCACCGCCTGGTCATCGGCACCCCGGGCGCCTTCGACCCGGGCACCGGCCGGCTGCGCTACGCCTCGCACCTGCCCGGCTGGCACTCCCCCACCCTCCTCGACGAACTCGCCGCCGCCCTGCCCGTGCCGGTCGAGTACGAGAACGACGTGAACCTCGCCGCCGTGGCCGAGCAGCGGCTCGGCGCCGCCCGGGGCCACGAGGACTTCGTCCTGCTGTGGAACCAGGAGGGCCTCGGCGCCGCCCTGGTCCTCGGCGGCCGCCTGCACCGCGGCTGGACCGGCGGCGCGGGGGAGGTCGGGTTCCTGCCGGTGCCGGGCGCCCCGCTGGTGCGCAAGGTCAGCCGTACCGGCAGTGGCGGCTTCCAGGAGCTGGCCGGCGCGCAGGCCGTCCCGCGACTGGCCCACGAGCTGGGCATCGGCCCCGTGCCGTCCGGCTCGTACACCGAGTCGGCGGCCGAGCTGCTCACCGCGGCCGCCGCCCGCCCCGGCGACGAACGGCACCACCGCCTGCTCCAGACCTACGCCACCCGGCTCGCCACCGGCCTCGCCTCCCTCGTCTCCGTCCTGGACCCCGAGCTGGTGGTCCTCAGCGGTTCCGCCCTCACCGCCGGCGGCGAGCCGCTGCGCGCCCTGGTCCAGGACGAGCTGGAGGAGCTGGCCGCGCCCCGGCCGCGTCTCGTCGTCGGTGAGGTGACCGACGATCCCGTCCTGCGTGGCGCGCTCGTCAGCGCGCTCGCGACCACCCGCGACGAGGTCTTCGACACCTCGCGCTGACCCCGCCCTCCGCGTCACCCGTCCCCGCCCACGCCCTGGGAGACCTCGCCATGCCCGGAACACCGAGAAAAGACACCACTGACCGGAGTGAAGGGTTGATGACCGCATGAAGCTCACCGTGGTCGGAGGCGGTTCGACCTACACACCCGAACTCGTCGACGGATTCGCCCGGTTGCGGGACACGCTGCCCGTCGAGGAACTGGTCCTCGTCGATCCGGCCGCGGACCGGCTGGAGCTGGTGGGGGGCCTCGCCCGCCGCATCTTCTCCCGGCAGGGGCACGACGGCAGGATCGTCACCACCTCCGACCTGGACGCGGCCGTGGACGGCACCGACGCGGTCCTGCTCCAGCTGCGCGTCGGCGGCCAGGCCGCCCGGCAGCAGGACGAGACCTGGCCCCTGGAGTGCGGCTGCGTCGGCCAGGAGACGACCGGCGCCGGCGGCCTCGCCAAGGCGCTGCGCACCGTGCCGGTGGTGCTGGACATCGCCGAACGGGTCCGGCGGGCCAACCCCGACGCCTGGATCATCGACTTCACCAACCCGGTCGGCATCGTGACCCGCGCCCTGCTGCGGGCCGGGCACCGGGCGGTCGGCCTGTGCAACGTGGCGATCGGCCTCCAGCGCAAGTTCGCGGCGCTGCTCGGGGTGGCGCCCGCCGAGGTCCACCTGGACCACGTCGGCCTCAACCACCTCACCTGGGAGACCGCCGTCCGGCTCGGCGGCCCCGGCGGCGAGGACGTCCTGCCCCGGCTGCTGGCCGAGCACGGCGACGCCGTCGCCGCCGACCTGCGCCTGCCCCGCCCCCTCCTGGACCGCCTCGGCGTCGTCCCCTCCTACTACCTGCGCTACTACTACGCGCACGACGAGGTCGTGGACGAACTGCGCGCCAAGCCGTCCCGGGCCGCCGAGGTGGCGGCGATGGAGCGGCAGCTGCTGGACATGTACGGCGACCCGGCCCTCGACGAGAAGCCCGCCCTGCTGGCGAAGCGGGGCGGTGCCTACTACTCGGAGGCGGCCGTCGACCTCGCCGCCGCCCTGCTCGGCGGCGCGGGCTCCCCCTACCAGGTGGTGAACACGTACAACCGGGGCACGCTGCCCTTCCTCCCCGACGACGCGGTGATCGAGGTGCCGGCGTCGGTGGGCGCCGAGGGTGCGGTCCCGCTGCCGGTGGCGCCCGTGGACCCGCTGTACGCGGGCCTGACGGCGAACGTCGCGGCGTACGAGGACCTGGCCCTGGACGCGGCGCTGCGCGGCGGCCGGGACCGCGTCTTCCGGGCGCTGCTCGCCCACCCCCTCGTGGGCCAGTACGGCCACGCCGAGCGGCTCACCGACCGGCTGATCGCGCACAACCGGGAGCACCTGGCGTGGGCCTGACCGCGAGCGTCCTCGCCGTCGACGCGGGCAACAGCAAGACCGACGTGGCCGTGGTGACGGCCGGCGGGGAGGTGCTCGCCACGGCCCGCGGCGGCCCCTTCCGTCCGCCCGCCGTGGGTGTCGAGCGGGCCGTGGACGCCCTCGGGGAGGTGGTGACGCGGGCCTTCGCCGCGGCCGGCGTCACCTCCGTCGAACAGGTGTCGGCGTGTCTGGCCAACGCCGACCTGCCGGTGGAGGAGGAGCGGTTGGCCGCCGCGCTGGGCGCGCGCGGGTGGGGCGCGGGCGTGGACGTGCGCAACGACACCTTCGCGGTGCTGCGCGCCGGTGTCGACGAGCCGCGCGGCGTCGCGGTCGTGTGCGGGGCCGGCGTCAACTGCGTCGGCATGCGCCCCGACGGCCGCACCGCCCGCTTCCCGGCCCTCGGGCGGCTGTCCGGCGACTGGGGCGGCGGCTGGGGGCTGGCCGAGGAGGCGCTGTGGCACGCGGCACGGGCGGAGGACGGACGCGGGGGGCCCACGGAACTGGCCCGCGCCCTGCCCGCCCACTTCGGGCTCTGCTCGATGTACGCCCTCATCGAGGCCCTGCACCTGCGGCACATCGAGCCCGCCCGGCGGCACGAGCTGACCCCCGTGCTGTTCGCCACGGCGTCCGAGGGCGACCCGCTCGCCCGGGGGATCGTCGACCGGCAGGCCGACGAGGTGGTGGCCATGGCCGTGGTGGCGCTGGACCGGCTGGACCTGCTGGCCGAGGAGACGCCGGTCCTGCTGGGCGGCAGCGTCCTGGCGGCACGGCACCCGCGGCTCGACGGCCGGGTGCGGGAACTGCTGGCGGCCCGCGCCCCCGAGGCCGTACCGCGGGTGGTGACGGCGCGGCCGGTCCTGGGCGCGGCGCTGCTGGGCCTGGACCGCGTGGGGGCCGCCCCCGGGGCCCGGGCGCGGGTGCGGGCGCACTTCGACGCGTGAGGTTCCGGAGCCCCGGAGCCCCGGGCGCGGCCGGACGCGCACCCGGCCCGTCCGGTCGCTCCGGGTCCGGTCCGGCCCTCGCCCCCGAAGGGAACCGAACCGCTTCCGGCGGCGTATTCATGGGCAGGGGTGGTGCGTTGCTCCGGGATCGGAGCAAGATCGGGTGAAGGCCGGTGCGAATGTCGTCGCGGGCAGCGATACTTGCGGCGACGGATGACCACGGGGGAGGTCAGCAGTGACTGGACCGCAGAAGGGCGGCGCGGCGCCACCGCCCGGCGCCGGCGCGCCCACCCTGCCCGCCGTGCCGTCGCCGCCCCGGCCGCTTCCGGAGCAGCGGTCCGGCGGCGCCGCCCCCGCCGTCCCCCCGCCGCCGGCGCCCCGGCGCACCGCCTTCGCCGAGGGCGTGGACCGGCTCCGCGCGGCGGCCGTGACCGAGCCGGGGCGGCTGCGGATCATCGGCGCGCTGCTCGCCGCGCTCGTCGTCGCCTTCGGCGCCGTGACCGCCTGGCAGATGAACGAGCGGTCCGCCGCCGCGGACGACGTGCTGAACCGCAGCCAGCCGCTGAGTTCGGCCGCGGCCGGCGTCTACCGCTCACTCGCGGAGGCCAACACCGCCGCGTCCAGCGGCTTCCTCGCCGGCGGCCAGGAGACGAAGGCGGCCCGCGAGGAGTACGAGAGCGCCGTCCGGGCGGCAGCGGAGGGGCTCGTGAAAGCCGCCGCGGACTCCGAGGCCGACTCCCCCGCCGAGGCGACCATCACCGAACTCAACCGCCTCCTGCCCGAGTACAAGGGCCTGGTCGAGCGGGCCCGCACCTACAACCGGCAGGGCTTCCCGGTCGGCGGCGCCTACCTGCGCTACGCCAACGAGAAGATGCAGAAGCAGATGCTCCCCGCGGCGGAGGACCTCTACACGAGCGAGAACCGGCGGCTCGGCGCCGACTACGCCGACGCGAAGCCCTACCCCTGGGCGGCGATCGCCCTCGGTGTCCTGGCCCTCGCGGCCCTGGGCTGGGCACAGCACCGCAACTACCGGCGCACCCACCGCGTCCTGAACCACGGACTGGTCGCCGCGACGGCCGCGTCCGCGATCGTCCTGCTCTGGCTGGTCGCCGGCCACAGCGTCGCCCGGTCGAGCCTGAACGACTCCCACGCGCACGGAGTGCGCTCCCTGACCGCGCTCAACGGGGCCCGCATCGCCTCCCTCAAGGCC
This region of Streptomyces ambofaciens ATCC 23877 genomic DNA includes:
- a CDS encoding ROK family transcriptional regulator, giving the protein MAGTAGTPGTPRVLRAMNDRAALDLLLEHGPLSRTRIGKLTGLSKPTASQLLARLEAAGLVLAGGTTEGRPGPGARLYEVNPAAAHAAGLDVTPDRILAAVADLTGRTVGRYELPTPGRRAAGPVVQQVTDALDGAVKAAGLARGDVHRLVIGTPGAFDPGTGRLRYASHLPGWHSPTLLDELAAALPVPVEYENDVNLAAVAEQRLGAARGHEDFVLLWNQEGLGAALVLGGRLHRGWTGGAGEVGFLPVPGAPLVRKVSRTGSGGFQELAGAQAVPRLAHELGIGPVPSGSYTESAAELLTAAAARPGDERHHRLLQTYATRLATGLASLVSVLDPELVVLSGSALTAGGEPLRALVQDELEELAAPRPRLVVGEVTDDPVLRGALVSALATTRDEVFDTSR
- a CDS encoding 6-phospho-beta-glucosidase, with the protein product MKLTVVGGGSTYTPELVDGFARLRDTLPVEELVLVDPAADRLELVGGLARRIFSRQGHDGRIVTTSDLDAAVDGTDAVLLQLRVGGQAARQQDETWPLECGCVGQETTGAGGLAKALRTVPVVLDIAERVRRANPDAWIIDFTNPVGIVTRALLRAGHRAVGLCNVAIGLQRKFAALLGVAPAEVHLDHVGLNHLTWETAVRLGGPGGEDVLPRLLAEHGDAVAADLRLPRPLLDRLGVVPSYYLRYYYAHDEVVDELRAKPSRAAEVAAMERQLLDMYGDPALDEKPALLAKRGGAYYSEAAVDLAAALLGGAGSPYQVVNTYNRGTLPFLPDDAVIEVPASVGAEGAVPLPVAPVDPLYAGLTANVAAYEDLALDAALRGGRDRVFRALLAHPLVGQYGHAERLTDRLIAHNREHLAWA
- a CDS encoding N-acetylglucosamine kinase codes for the protein MGLTASVLAVDAGNSKTDVAVVTAGGEVLATARGGPFRPPAVGVERAVDALGEVVTRAFAAAGVTSVEQVSACLANADLPVEEERLAAALGARGWGAGVDVRNDTFAVLRAGVDEPRGVAVVCGAGVNCVGMRPDGRTARFPALGRLSGDWGGGWGLAEEALWHAARAEDGRGGPTELARALPAHFGLCSMYALIEALHLRHIEPARRHELTPVLFATASEGDPLARGIVDRQADEVVAMAVVALDRLDLLAEETPVLLGGSVLAARHPRLDGRVRELLAARAPEAVPRVVTARPVLGAALLGLDRVGAAPGARARVRAHFDA